In the Duncaniella freteri genome, one interval contains:
- a CDS encoding o-succinylbenzoate synthase produces the protein MRAEWLKYRLSFRFTAITSRERLSYKDTYYIKAWNESCPEVIGIGEAGLFRGLSSDDTPEYENILTDICKGINRYANNTESLSEYPSIRFGIESAIRDLMNGGNRCLFPSEWTSGKIPMTINGLIWMGDKATMRSRIDQKLKEGFSCIKVKIGGIDFNQELELLSYIRNQAPDIEIRLDANGAFRAEDALSRLDSLSRFRIHSIEQPIRQGQYDKMSHICSQSPIPIALDEELIGLNDNDSRIKMLETIRPHYIILKPTLTGGFTASDEWIDLAKERGIGWWATSALESNIGLNAIAQWIASHKPEMPQGLGTGQLYDNNIPSPLTLNGEKLWYDPDNNWDMQHIMHL, from the coding sequence ATGAGAGCCGAATGGCTTAAATACCGTCTCAGCTTCCGCTTCACAGCCATTACCTCTCGTGAGCGGCTTTCCTATAAGGACACCTATTACATAAAGGCGTGGAATGAGTCGTGTCCTGAGGTAATAGGCATAGGTGAGGCAGGGCTGTTCAGAGGATTAAGCTCTGACGACACCCCGGAATACGAAAACATCCTTACGGATATATGCAAAGGCATCAACAGATATGCCAACAACACTGAATCGCTATCAGAGTATCCGTCAATACGATTCGGCATCGAGTCAGCCATCAGGGATCTCATGAACGGCGGCAACCGCTGTCTGTTCCCCTCGGAATGGACTTCCGGGAAAATCCCAATGACGATCAACGGCTTGATATGGATGGGTGATAAAGCGACAATGCGCTCACGCATTGACCAAAAACTCAAAGAAGGCTTCTCTTGCATAAAGGTGAAAATAGGAGGCATAGACTTCAATCAGGAACTTGAATTGCTCTCCTATATCCGCAATCAAGCTCCCGACATAGAGATAAGGCTTGATGCCAACGGGGCTTTCAGAGCAGAAGACGCGCTCAGCCGACTCGACAGCCTATCCCGATTCCGCATCCATTCAATAGAGCAACCGATCCGTCAGGGACAATATGACAAAATGTCACACATCTGCTCACAAAGCCCCATTCCAATCGCTCTTGATGAAGAGCTTATAGGGCTGAACGACAACGACTCACGCATAAAGATGCTTGAGACAATCCGGCCTCACTATATAATCCTGAAGCCTACCCTTACAGGAGGATTCACGGCATCGGACGAGTGGATAGATCTCGCAAAAGAACGAGGCATAGGATGGTGGGCTACATCGGCACTCGAATCCAACATAGGACTGAACGCCATCGCACAATGGATTGCCAGCCACAAACCCGAAATGCCTCAGGGATTAGGCACCGGACAGCTGTATGACAACAACATACCCTCTCCCCTGACACTGAACGGAGAAAAACTGTGGTACGACCCCGACAACAACTGGGACATGCAACACATCATGCATCTATGA
- the menB gene encoding 1,4-dihydroxy-2-naphthoyl-CoA synthase, whose product MMKREWTKIKEYDDILFERYGKIAKITINRPQVYNAFRPHTNFEMLDAMAYCREASDIGVIILTGAGDKAFCSGGDQKVKGIGGYIDDNGVPRLNVLDLHKAIRSIPKPVIAMVNGYAIGGGHVLHVVCDLTIASENARFGQTGPKVGSFDAGFGSSYLARCVGQKKAREIWFLCRQYTAKEAEDMGMVNKVVPFDRLEDETVEWCETILSRSPMAIRMIKRALNAELDGQRGMMEFAGDATLMYYLMAEAQEGKNAFLEKRTPDFDQFPKFPG is encoded by the coding sequence ATTATGAAAAGAGAATGGACAAAGATAAAGGAGTACGATGACATACTCTTTGAAAGATACGGCAAGATTGCAAAAATAACGATAAACAGGCCGCAGGTGTATAATGCGTTCCGTCCTCACACAAATTTTGAGATGCTTGACGCCATGGCTTATTGCCGTGAGGCAAGTGACATAGGCGTGATCATTCTCACAGGTGCCGGCGACAAAGCATTCTGCTCGGGTGGCGACCAGAAAGTAAAGGGCATAGGAGGCTACATTGATGACAATGGGGTACCTCGGCTGAATGTGCTCGACCTCCACAAAGCTATCCGCTCAATACCCAAACCGGTGATCGCGATGGTCAACGGCTATGCTATCGGCGGCGGTCATGTGCTACATGTGGTGTGCGACCTCACCATTGCCTCCGAAAATGCGAGATTCGGCCAGACCGGACCCAAGGTCGGGAGTTTCGATGCCGGCTTCGGATCAAGTTACCTCGCACGCTGCGTGGGACAAAAGAAAGCCAGAGAGATATGGTTCCTATGCCGTCAGTACACGGCAAAGGAGGCGGAAGACATGGGTATGGTCAACAAAGTGGTGCCTTTTGACCGTCTGGAAGATGAGACTGTGGAATGGTGCGAAACCATACTGAGCCGTTCTCCGATGGCTATACGCATGATCAAGAGAGCCCTGAATGCTGAACTCGACGGACAACGCGGCATGATGGAATTCGCTGGAGACGCTACACTTATGTACTATCTCATGGCAGAGGCTCAGGAAGGGAAAAACGCATTCCTTGAGAAACGCACCCCCGACTTTGACCAATTTCCAAAATTTCCAGGATAA
- a CDS encoding 30S ribosomal protein S16, with protein MATKIRLQRHGRKNYAFYPIVIADSRAPRDGRFIERIGSYNPNTNPATVTLNFERALYWVNVGAQPTDTVRTILSNEGVMLMKHLQGGVKKGAFDEAEAQRRFDAWKAQKNESVNKFRASMADKKEQDAKARLEAEQAKNKAKAEEVAKKKAELAAAAAEAEAATEEAPAAEAEAPAAE; from the coding sequence ATGGCAACAAAAATCAGACTGCAACGCCATGGTCGCAAGAACTATGCGTTCTATCCTATTGTTATCGCCGATAGCAGGGCACCACGAGATGGTAGATTTATTGAAAGGATAGGTTCTTATAATCCGAACACTAATCCTGCTACAGTAACTTTGAACTTCGAGCGTGCTTTGTATTGGGTAAACGTCGGCGCACAGCCTACTGACACAGTTCGCACTATTCTCTCTAACGAGGGTGTGATGCTCATGAAGCATCTTCAGGGCGGTGTTAAGAAAGGTGCATTCGACGAAGCTGAGGCTCAGCGTCGTTTCGATGCCTGGAAAGCCCAGAAGAATGAGTCAGTCAACAAGTTCCGCGCTTCTATGGCTGACAAGAAAGAGCAGGATGCCAAGGCTCGCCTTGAGGCTGAGCAGGCCAAGAACAAAGCTAAGGCTGAAGAGGTAGCCAAGAAGAAGGCTGAACTCGCTGCTGCCGCTGCTGAGGCCGAGGCTGCTACCGAGGAAGCTCCCGCTGCTGAAGCTGAGGCTCCCGCAGCAGAGTAA